The following are encoded in a window of Halorubrum sp. PV6 genomic DNA:
- a CDS encoding ABC transporter ATP-binding protein, whose product MTRNSTAIATRSLTKRFGSESAVDGLDLSVDHGTVYGFLGPNGAGKTTTMRMLTSLTQPTDGQAWIDGNPVSDRDAIRESIGYLPEEPPVFDELTGREQLEYFGRLRDIPATEMEGRIVDWLNRFDLTDDADKRLDDYSKGMRQKIGLIQALLHEPDVVFLDEPTSGLDPRAARTVLDVIAELTEEGHTVFLSTHILSVVEELADVVGVLYEGDLVTEGSPAELTARMEAEEGTTLEDVFLSVTAERGPAAPRSATEGTGDAPDSQDEQATDQ is encoded by the coding sequence ATGACACGAAACTCAACCGCTATCGCAACGCGCAGCCTGACGAAACGATTCGGGAGTGAGTCCGCCGTTGACGGACTCGACCTTTCCGTCGACCACGGCACAGTGTACGGGTTTCTCGGGCCGAACGGCGCCGGGAAGACGACGACGATGCGTATGTTGACATCACTGACCCAGCCGACAGACGGTCAGGCATGGATCGACGGGAATCCTGTCTCGGATCGCGATGCGATCAGAGAATCGATCGGCTATCTCCCCGAGGAACCCCCGGTCTTCGACGAACTCACCGGGCGCGAACAGCTCGAATACTTCGGTCGGCTCCGTGATATCCCCGCCACCGAGATGGAGGGTCGGATCGTAGACTGGCTCAACCGGTTCGATCTCACCGACGACGCCGACAAGCGGCTCGACGACTACTCGAAGGGGATGCGCCAGAAGATCGGCCTGATTCAGGCGCTGCTCCACGAGCCCGATGTCGTGTTCCTCGACGAACCTACCAGTGGCCTTGACCCGCGAGCGGCTCGGACGGTCCTCGACGTCATCGCGGAGCTCACTGAGGAGGGCCATACGGTGTTCCTCTCGACGCATATCCTCTCGGTCGTCGAGGAACTCGCGGATGTCGTCGGCGTCCTCTACGAAGGCGACCTTGTTACTGAAGGGTCACCCGCTGAACTGACGGCGCGGATGGAAGCTGAAGAGGGAACGACTCTTGAGGACGTGTTCCTCTCGGTCACCGCCGAACGCGGACCTGCCGCCCCCAGATCAGCTACAGAGGGTACTGGAGACGCCCCCGACTCACAGGACGAACAGGCTACAGACCAATGA